A single window of Ovis canadensis isolate MfBH-ARS-UI-01 breed Bighorn chromosome 15, ARS-UI_OviCan_v2, whole genome shotgun sequence DNA harbors:
- the OR6Q1 gene encoding olfactory receptor 6Q1 — MQPGTPNQTHRTEFVLLGFAEAHETRLFLFALFLTMYLLTLLENLAIIVVVGLDHRLHRPMYFFLTHLSCLEIGYTSVTAPKMLAGLLGVAGGQRISYTGCLSQLFVFTFLGATECFLLAAMAYDRYVAICLPLRYGALVSWGTCVRLAAACWLGGFLTPVLPVYLTSRLTFCGPNVIDHFFCDASPLLALACSDVAPKETADLLVSLAVLLASSAVIAASYSRIVWTLLWIHAAAERRKAFSTCAAHLAVVSLFYGTLFFMYVRTGAASSISFNKVVSIFYSIVTPMLNPLIYSLRNQEVKGALGRAFSCRSWKGQ, encoded by the coding sequence ATGCAGCCGGGCACCCCCAACCAGACCCACAGGACGGAATTTGTCTTGCTGGGCTTCGCTGAGGCGCACGAGACACGCCTCTTCCTCTTTGCCCTCTTCCTCACCATGTACCTGCTCACCTTGCTGGAGAACTTGGCCATCATCGTGGTGGTGGGCTTGGACCACCGCCTCCATAGGCCCATGTATTTCTTCCTGACGCACTTGTCCTGCCTTGAAATCGGGTACACGTCAGTCACGGCGCCCAAGATGCTGGCGGGTCTCCTCGGGGTGGCTGGAGGCCAGAGGATCTCCTACACGGGCTGCCTCTCCCAGCTTTTCGTCTTCACCTTCCTCGGCGCCACCGAGTGCTTCCTGCTGGCGGCCATGGCCTACGACCGCTACGTGGCCATCTGCCTGCCTCTCCGGTACGGGGCCCTGGTGTCCTGGGGCACCTGCGTCCGGCTGGCTGCCGCGTGTTGGCTGGGGGGCTTCCTCACCCCCGTGTTGCCCGTCTACCTCACGTCCCGACTGACGTTCTGTGGCCCCAACGTCATCGACCACTTCTTCTGCGACGCCTCGCCGCTGCTGGCCCTGGCCTGCTCGGACGTCGCCCCGAAGGAGACCGCAGACCTCCTGGTCTCCCTGGCCGTGCTCCTGGCCTCCTCCGCGGTCATCGCCGCGTCCTACAGCCGCATCGTCTGGACGCTGCTTTGGATCCACGCGGCTGCGGAGCGCAGGAAGGCCTTCTCCACCTGCGCGGCCCACCTGGCCGTGGTGAGCCTCTTCTACGGCACTCTCTTCTTCATGTATGTCCGCACCGGAGCGGCCTCTTCCATCAGCTTCAACAAGGTGGTGTCCATCTTCTACTCCATCGTCACGCCCATGCTCAACCCCCTCATCTACAGCCTTCGAAACCAAGAGGTGAAGGGAGCTCTGGGAAGAGccttctcctgcaggtcttggaaaGGTCAGTGA